From the genome of Papilio machaon chromosome 1, ilPapMach1.1, whole genome shotgun sequence:
atttacaggcgtaaatgttattttattgctgAAGTAATAGGGCCTATGCGGCCTAgtttttcctatatggttgaaactttgaaagcgtcaatttgtacattggcccttattcataGGAGCCATCGTAATATcaacatacaataaaatagtTGACATATGTTTAAGGTAAAATGTCATTGAAACactgtaagttttttatagttaGGCCCTAAGTTACTTAAGACAGTCTCTTTGTGTATATTTTGCTACTAAAATGCTAGTCTGAGATTTGAAACAGAAGCAATCAAACGTAAGTAACACTATTtggaaaaaatacaaatataataacaaatttgtattatattttcagaCAGCGGTGAACAAGAATTGGAGGAATCACAGAATGATAATGCTGCATTTATGAGTCCgtaagttatttattcatcatcatcagctcactatacaacCCCACTGAGGtgttcggagcctaccctaatttaagggtgactaggccatagtcaaccacgctgaccaagtgcaggttgacttcacacatataattgaatttcttctcaaatatgtgcagcatcatgatgttttccttcaccataagaacgtcggataaatgtacatatgtatatcgaaaaacatattggtacatggcgggtttcgaacccaggacctgcagattacaaagTGCTCAACCTctgagccatcgacgctctatagttatttattacatgtatctgtataaaatctcgtatttcgctattttggcgaatttaggtgtttgctcgtttgccaccttttgatgaAAAAAGCATAGACAAACACATTGGCCATTGGTTTTAAAAACCACTAATAACTTGTCCACACTTGTCTTGGGATcttaaaaatgtgtataaacTTGAccagatatataaaatacctcCCCATAGTGTGGAAAAATATAGCCCTCATTTCTACCAAGTGATTTAATAAAGGAGGCGATTGTTACGCCCCCGTGacaagttttctattttcctGGTTAGGCTGTAAATTAGATAAGACATAATTCTTTCAGGCAATTGTTGGAAACTGTAAATGAAGAGGCGGAACCAGAGGGTGGTGATGAGACACCATCACCTGAAACTGCAAGGTATTCAAATATCAATGCCACTATGTCATCATAATATTCACtctcttcaaaaaaaaaaaatatccaatgtttttttttttttagtggaAGTTGCTCAGATAATCCACTGGAGGGTCCGAGTTGGTTGCTCGATGTTCATCATGATACACAGGTATGTATGGATAGTAATCAATCCATTGTCTTTGGCATTGCTCGTTGCAGtttgacttaattttaataatttgtgtaaCAGACAAACAGGACTCAGAGCCACCTCACCCTGGAGCCGGACTCCACCACTGAATTACAAGAGATCGAGGGCAGCTTATCCATGTCTCTGAACAGGCAACAGGTAACGttcacaatttataaaaaaataaatttaatttcttgtaaTATTCGGTAATGTAAACAACAATTATAAACAGATGAATGAGGTATCGCCGGTAGTGGGGGGTGCTGGGGGTGCGTTCACCCCCACCGTGCGACGCCGCAAGCGCACCTCCTCCCCACACCAACCCCCCTCGCGCAGAAACAGGTACGTTACcactaaatattatacaataaatttgaatatatgGCCAATTTGACCATATGgaaattaatagaattaattttggTGACATGTCACAGTATCAACAAGCGAGTACTCAAAGTGGTAGTCGCGAAGATGAAATTCGATGACGAAGAAGAGAGCTCCTCACCTCCTAAGAAGATGAAGCCTCACTCATCACCTCGGCCGTCTCCGATCCTGCAGTCACTCCATCAGAAGTCGGCCAATGGTGTGCCAGCGCCGGCACAGGAACATCCAGAGGATGACGTCCTCTCACCGATAATTCAGATGAAAGTCCGCCCCAAGATTGTCATGGACTCTGCAAAGGATTTAACGCGGTTTGACGCTCCCAGCCCCAATGGTGCCACTGACGCGCGCGTCATCATCGTATCGTAAGTATCTTTAGTTTTCACTGcgcaaacattcacataaaacatgttttctacaaaaaaactATGATTTAAGTGAAAGTTGAAATCCGATGTCATTTCTCCTATATTTTGCAATAAGAACCTTTATTGCTATCAGAATAAGGTTGAATTTAGATATTACTATGAAATTTACTACTACCAGAGAAACTAACACAACCGCATGCGGGTCTAGCGAGCCCGTGCAGCAGGCACCTCGCCGCAGACACAACAGTGTGCGACAAGTGTCCGACACTCGGGACACCGACAATGACGTCACCACACACGTCACACGGAGAGGCACTAACAAAGCTCGAGACACTAGCACCTCTCGCCGAGACACAAGCGCTTCTCGACGTGACACTAGTGCCTCTCGACGTGACACTAGTGCTTCTCGACGTGATACAGACGAGAATCGACGTGACAACAGTCGCAGCGTGACACCGGAGAGTGACAGCTGCGTGGAGAAACAGGAGGGACGCTCCAGAAGACCGAGGAAACAAGTCGTATATAGAGAAAAACCGCTCAATAGGtatgctttttttaaataccttttatatatatgttatttaactagctgccgcccgcgacttcgtctacgtggaattaaaaaaaaacttaattagtagtcgatgtattcttccagactatgttctatgtctgtgtcaaatttcatcaagatctgttgagctgcTTAGGAggtactttcaaacaaacatccatacatttaaacattcccatttataatacaagaaaaaaaatttgaaagcacttttaaataaaatgtatgcagTCTGTAGTAAATTGAAGGTAGGTAGTTACAAAAatggttgttttgttttttccaGAAAATTACGAAGGTGATCATAAATAGAGATGTTTGCTGCGACAATATATCCACACATATGCatgttgtatgtttgtatgtctATAAAGTGattgtcaaataatattagataacATATATTTACGTAATAATCAGTTactatgttaaattattttcagttgttaaattaatgatttgatAATTACAGTAACTGTTGAACATTCCACATCCCTCTAATTGTCTTTgaataaaacagagacaatatattaatacaatattctCTCCCCTTGTCTGTTATATACAACAAGAACATGCTCTGATGTCTTGAAAATCTATGTTAAAGTGCACAAGTCAATGGCTCCtatgaataagggccaatgtgaaaagacaactttacaggagacgctttcaaagtttcaaccatataagAAATTAGTCCGCATACACCCTTTtatttcagcaaaaaaataacatttacacatgtaaatgtgtattttatttagttaactaaactaagaggtaacttttaacataaagtaaaccatcaatttgttactttgacccttatacataggaacCATCGAAGTAATCATAGAAgtattgaatattatcacatcGGCAGTACCTTACATATACTAAACCTACACTTAGTGATCATTTAGTAACTCTATCAGGAAGTTCAATTAACAATGACTGTTGAACAATGTACCATATAATAAATGTGGTGTTTTAAACACAATATACATTCAttatcaacctgcccttatccgtatggagggtcggcacagtatgtacttattcctccatacatctctatcaacCCCCACctcttcttacgcatatcctctttcacacaatccatccatacttttttgatcttcctctacctttatagccaacATATCACATTATTAgctcaattaaataaaaaaaaagttaaatttaattgttgagTTGAGGACCCGCTTGTGACACATCGTGTGACGTCACCTTTACAGATGTTAATTGTTGGtactgtaattaaattgttaaattattggtATTTTTTCATCTCTATTATCTTATCTTTTTATGAATCTTTTGTTATCTTTCTTCATCTGTGtccttttcattttttctttattgtctCGGTTTTCTTCTTAcacaataattatgaaattttcaataaaaaaataaaaagatcttgtatatttaaagctgttttattattagatagtTACTAAATGtatgtacttaatatttattcatgaaGAACTGAAACGCTATTTTGTGGTTATTTAACGTTTAATGATGTTTATTAATAGCTATGTAAAAATAGACGaagaaatactttttcaatttaaatagctctttttaaaatacatactaagtatttctaattatttatagcTTATTAAATAGACTGACAaatttatctgacccggtgagcACAGAACTATGAAAGCTCACTAGCGTCCTCCTGACAATGTCAAAAATGTGTCACAAGACCCTTGTagtatagtcaaacaagggTTATTTGGTTCGATGAGAGGCTGTAGTCGCAGTTATTGTAgaaaatataacctaaaagGTATAGAAAATGACAGAAAAATAACACGACACAAGTACGAAGTCTTCTGTCAGTAAAGTTCAGTCTCTTGATTATGGCTCTCCCTCAGCGGATTGGGCCAGTGTCGAgtgtttatagttttattcttGTATTAAAGAGACTGGCAACACTTTACATATGGATAAGAATTATCTACAAACGTTGATTTACCTAAAAAGGACGAACACCATATACATAGTATTGTTAGTAGGTTATGAGACAAACATCttataatctaatattatttttattaatatagtcacataaatatatttacaaatggtGTATGTATGTGGGTTAAGATCGTCTTAAAATTAGGGGGACGAGGGATATGATTGGGAAGTCTTTTgtcacttttttgacattgtcaGGAGGACGCTCATATCAGTTTATGTCTACCGGGTCATATaactttgtcggtctataactgccttgtaatgtaattttctatgctTACGtaggtttttatatatttacctgTTAGGAACCgatgtagattaaaaaaattaagaaacataTATCAAAGTTTCCTGTAAGACtgatataaaagttttcatttatttattgtaataaatcgaatattttaactgtatttttgtaatctcatttataattttcgatttattaaatattattataatttactttatggatttaatttaacaattttcatttaatctataattatatgtattgTGTAATGTTTGTaatcatgttatttataaaatagattaaaaaattgtaccgTTTTTCAATTATGATTCCCTTAGTTTAagggttaaacacttgacttgcaatctgcaggtcctgggttcgaatcccgccatgtaccaatatgtttttcaagtttcgatttacatatgtacatttaaccAACGTTtgtacggtgaaggaaaacatcgtgatgcaacctgcacatatgtGAGTTCTCGggtctcccgaaatggcgtAAAGTGTATTGtggaggttcatttggccacaccaaatggaAGTCCGTGATCTCTGTCTACCCCTTTGAGTTACAGGCTACAAATAGTTGTAAAActtgcaaaataaaacaaacagacatctttataatttacattttaatgaaagtaaaattaattaatctatacATACGCATATATTTCTCAACAATAATTTAGGgagattataaattttaaaaacatctagTCTCATTTTCTTTGGGTTCAAgtcgaaatattttcatgaaatCGTGGATATTTTTGAccattcatattaattttctttcatatacTTTTCACTTGTAAAAAATcttcaattttaacatttctcCATTCATCCTTTTATTACTCCATtgtatcttaatttttattaagtaa
Proteins encoded in this window:
- the LOC123721210 gene encoding uncharacterized protein LOC123721210, giving the protein MKFDDEEESSSPPKKMKPHSSPRPSPILQSLHQKSANGVPAPAQEHPEDDVLSPIIQMKVRPKIVMDSAKDLTRFDAPSPNGATDARVIIVSETNTTACGSSEPVQQAPRRRHNSVRQVSDTRDTDNDVTTHVTRRGTNKARDTSTSRRDTSASRRDTSASRRDTSASRRDTDENRRDNSRSVTPESDSCVEKQEGRSRRPRKQVVYREKPLNRKLRR